CCGCCGGGCTGGGGTACAAGGATTTCGCCAAGACCGAATACCTTCCCTTCGCCGAATCGGTCGATCTGATGAAGAACCGGCAGTTGGACGCCACGCTGATCTCCGCCGGGCTGGGTGTGGCGGCGGTGAAGGATCTGGCGGCGTCGCTGCCCATCACCATCGTCACCATTCCGGCGGATGTGGTGCAGAAGGTGGGCAACGCCGCCTACATCCCCGAGGTGATCCCCGCCGGCACCTACAGCGGCCAGGACGCCGACATCGCCACCGCCGCCGTGCGCAACTTCCTCGTCACCCATTCCGGGGTGCCGGATGCCACGGCCTACGCCATGACCAAGGGGCTGTTCGAGCATCTGGACCTGCTGTCGGCGGCCCATGCGGCGGCCAAGGGCATCGCGCTGAACGCCGGGGCGGCCACATCGCCGGTGCCGCTGCATCCGGGGGCCGAGAAATTCTACAAGGAAAAGGGGCTGTTGCCGTAAGCGCGGGCCACGGACGAAAGACGTGCAGCCATGACCGCATCCCCCCATTCCCCGGCGGGCGACA
This DNA window, taken from Azospirillum fermentarium, encodes the following:
- a CDS encoding TAXI family TRAP transporter solute-binding subunit, which encodes MKRILGILGLCLTLAAPAKAEEFVTVLTGGTSGVYYPLGVALQNIYGKSIPGAKTSVQATKASVENLNLLQAGRGEIGFSLGDSLGDAWAGVEEAGFKAKLTKLRTIAGIYPNYIQIVASGESGIKTLADLKGKRVSVGAPKSGTELNARAIFGAAGLGYKDFAKTEYLPFAESVDLMKNRQLDATLISAGLGVAAVKDLAASLPITIVTIPADVVQKVGNAAYIPEVIPAGTYSGQDADIATAAVRNFLVTHSGVPDATAYAMTKGLFEHLDLLSAAHAAAKGIALNAGAATSPVPLHPGAEKFYKEKGLLP